The genomic window AAGAGTTTTTCATCCAGTTCCTTGCTGCTTTCGTAGGCCACCCTGGCGCGTTTGAGCTTGTTTGCGAATGCCTGCAGGGCTTTTCTGCGTTCCGCCTCATCCGGATGCGCCACCCAGATTTCATACACCTGATCGCCGAATTCCTGCTCATCCTGCATCCTGCCGAGAATCATGTCGATTTCGCCGACAACGAGTTCGAACATATTGATCTTTTTATCGAGAATATCGAGGATGCCATCTTCGATCGTGTCTGCCGCGCAGAAATTGTAAACTTCAACCGGCTTTTCCTGGCCGATCCGGTGCAGTCTGCCGATGCGTTGCTCGATCTCCATGGGATTCCAGGGCAGGTCGTAATTGATCAGAACGTGGCAGAACTGCAGGTTGTGCCCCTCGCCGCCGCTGCCTGTCGCCAGCAGAACCCGGGTGGCGCCGCTGCGGAAGGCCTCGACGGCATCCCGTTTCTCCTGGGAATTCATGCCGCCCTGATATTCAGCGAAGGAAATTCCCTGGGTCTGAAACAGATAGCGCAGATAGGCGAGGGTATGCAGAAAATTGACAAAGACGATTTTCGGCTCCGTTGTGGAGCGTACCAGTTGCAATACCTGCTGTGCCTTGGCGCTGACCCCGATTGCTCGGGCCATTCCCAGAAGCTGCTTCATACGTTCCTGCTGCTGCGCATCCGCTGTTTCCTGCTGCAACCGTTCGATCATGGAGCGGGCCGCTTCATGGGACGATCCAAGCGCCTCCAGCAGCTTGCGAAGGACCATTCGGTTTAGGGAACCTTTCCGTTTGGTCTCCGTCTCCCTGACAAGGTTACTGAGTTCCTCGTAAAACCGGGTTTCCAGCTCGGATGCCGCCACCCGGACGGTGGTGGCGAAACGCGGAGGCAGCCGGACGGCCGATGCCGAGCGGGTGTTGCGGATCATCACTTCCTGGAGCAGCTCGCGCAGGCGTTCCCGGTTGATGGGGTTCAACGGGTCTTTGCGGCTGACGAAATCCTCCTTGAAGGCTTTTCGTGTTTTCAAATGACCGGGCTTGAGAAGGGTTACCAGGTTGTAAAGTTCTTCGAGATTGTTCTGAACCGGGGTGGCCGTGAGCAAGAGAACAAACGTCTTTTGAATGGCATTGACGAGTTTCCAGTTCTGTGTGGTGTGGTTCTTCAGGTGGTGCGCTTCATCGACGATGACAATGTCATAGGATCGCGAACAAACCTGCTCGAACCGCCTCTGCGTTCTGGCTGTCTGCAAAGAAACCAGCAGATAGGGAGAAGCCCAGAATGCATCGGGGTTTTCCCGAAACAGGGCGTCGTTTGACGAGACAAACTCCAGATGAAACTTTTCCCTCAGTTCTTCCTGCCACTGATGCACGAGCGAGCTGGGAACCAGGATCAGCGCGCTTTTCACCAGACCCCGCAGCAGGTATTCCTTGAGCACCATGCAGGCTTCGATGGTTTTGCCGAGCCCCACCTCATCGGCCAGGATCGCCCTGCCCCGAAAGGAGCGCATCACCTTGCGCACCGTTTCCATCTGGTGCCACAGGTGCTCCACGCCGCTCATCGCACCGGTGGAGATCAACTGCTCGAATGAGCTGTAGAAGCCCAGCCGGTAAGCCTGTAGGGTCAGATAGAACATCCGCTGTGAAACGGCGCTGAAGGCCAAACCCTGAGGCGATTCATCTGCGATGTCGATGTGGTAGTGCACCTCGGGCCCTGGTATTTCAGCAACTTCGGGCAATGGCGGGGCAACCGGCTGCGGGGTGGGCTCCTGCGGATGCCGGGCCGGAGGAAAAGGATTGGGCTGTTTCGGGGTTGTGCTTTTGACCGCGGCGGTTTTCGGGCGGGTGTTTCCACTGGCTGGTGGCGGTGGTTTCGGAAGGGCCGCGGGGGCCTGGGGAGCGGGCTCAATTGGCAGGCTGAGTTTCAATTGTCTGGACGAACGGGAAGGGACCGCTTCGGTGGTTTGAACTTCTATACCCATCGAAACAAGAAGCCGGATCACCTCCTTGCGATCTTTCACGCGGCATTTATCGGAAAACCGCTCCGGTCTCTCCAGGATGGCCTTGAGCATAGCGATGGCGACCTTTTGATGCTCCTTTTTGGAAAACATCCGGGTCAAATCGAAAAACCGGATGGCGTCCTGGGTGTAGATCGGCAGGTCGTATTTCCAGGCATGGAGCAGCAGATTCCAAATGGCTTGGTGTTTGCCGAGCAATTCAGCGCTGTAAAGGGTTTGCCTGTATGCCAGTTTGTCCCGGGGTGAGAGTCCGAGAAATTTCAGACCGATGGAGAGGACATCCTGGTACCGTTCGTCCATCCAGGCTTCCTGAATCCCCATTCGGTAGAATTCCAGCTTTTCCGTTCGGGCGCTTCGAGCCCTTTCCTGCTCCGCCTTTCTCCGGTTCTCTTCCCGTTTTTTCTTTCGTTTCTGTTCCCGATCCTTCGACATGCAGCAGGGCCTTTAGATTTGAAACAGTGAATTCAAAGCCATTGACAGTGAATTTTCAAACTTCAACTGGTAGAAACATCCCACAACGAAACAATCATGCGGCGATTGATATTCATCGGAGCGATGTAGCCGGGTCTTATACCCGGCTGGCTGCATGGGTAATTCCGGTAAAGTCTGCTGGCTTTGTAATTCGCTCCGGTGAGAAAGAAAGGCATCCCATGCAACAAAACCTTATCGCATGCATCGAAAAAGCGCAATATCGGACAGGATGGTAGAGCTTTTGGCGTGCTCGAAAATCGCCATCTCCATCTCCCCCACGATGTAGTGTAGGGAGAGCGCCGGTGCGAGAGGGTAGAACCCCTCTTCCTTGGCGTGTTCCAAAAATAATAGTGCCCCTGCCGTAACAGAATCCCGCCACCGGCGTTATAGGATCAAAAGCGATCGCATGTCCGAATGGTCCATCGCAATCCCGAAAACGAAAGGCTCGACGACTCGGTTTACCCGATGGCCTCCCTCATTCCAACGGGTGGGTTTCACCGGTTCGTTCCTCTCCCTGTTTTTGGGACATGATGGCACACGGTAGCTGCAGCAGCAGACAAAAGAAAGAACATTCGTTCAAGGTTAGACATTTGGGTAGAAAGGATTTGCTGGAGGCACGGCGGTGCATTCCGGTTGGGTTGTACAACATTTTTCCACTTGTAAAGGAGGTTCATCATGAAGTCTCGTTTGACCCGCAGTGCATTCGTATTCGTATTGGCAATGGTGGTGGGAATATTTCTGGCAGGCGCACCCTCGAT from Desulfatirhabdium butyrativorans DSM 18734 includes these protein-coding regions:
- a CDS encoding DEAD/DEAH box helicase; this translates as MSKDREQKRKKKREENRRKAEQERARSARTEKLEFYRMGIQEAWMDERYQDVLSIGLKFLGLSPRDKLAYRQTLYSAELLGKHQAIWNLLLHAWKYDLPIYTQDAIRFFDLTRMFSKKEHQKVAIAMLKAILERPERFSDKCRVKDRKEVIRLLVSMGIEVQTTEAVPSRSSRQLKLSLPIEPAPQAPAALPKPPPPASGNTRPKTAAVKSTTPKQPNPFPPARHPQEPTPQPVAPPLPEVAEIPGPEVHYHIDIADESPQGLAFSAVSQRMFYLTLQAYRLGFYSSFEQLISTGAMSGVEHLWHQMETVRKVMRSFRGRAILADEVGLGKTIEACMVLKEYLLRGLVKSALILVPSSLVHQWQEELREKFHLEFVSSNDALFRENPDAFWASPYLLVSLQTARTQRRFEQVCSRSYDIVIVDEAHHLKNHTTQNWKLVNAIQKTFVLLLTATPVQNNLEELYNLVTLLKPGHLKTRKAFKEDFVSRKDPLNPINRERLRELLQEVMIRNTRSASAVRLPPRFATTVRVAASELETRFYEELSNLVRETETKRKGSLNRMVLRKLLEALGSSHEAARSMIERLQQETADAQQQERMKQLLGMARAIGVSAKAQQVLQLVRSTTEPKIVFVNFLHTLAYLRYLFQTQGISFAEYQGGMNSQEKRDAVEAFRSGATRVLLATGSGGEGHNLQFCHVLINYDLPWNPMEIEQRIGRLHRIGQEKPVEVYNFCAADTIEDGILDILDKKINMFELVVGEIDMILGRMQDEQEFGDQVYEIWVAHPDEAERRKALQAFANKLKRARVAYESSKELDEKLFQNDFGI